In a genomic window of Bradyrhizobium sp. LLZ17:
- a CDS encoding GNAT family N-acetyltransferase, which yields MHGTRIPLAKPDSRAITIKLARDPSDLMLVTAIRSAVYLAEQDCPFDEEFDGNDMVAAHFIGFVGNEPAGCLRVRFFGDFAKVERLAVRHQYRRSRISFKLVQASVDYVKRKGFRKIYGQAQDRLVDFWAHFGAKPLGHNRKITFSDFSYTEMLLEIEPGPDAITLDSDPYVIIRPEGDWDRPGVLEASAGRAVTSPLRGFAPADR from the coding sequence ATGCACGGCACTAGGATCCCTCTCGCCAAACCCGACTCCCGCGCCATCACGATCAAGCTCGCGCGCGATCCCAGCGACCTCATGCTGGTCACCGCCATTCGCTCCGCGGTCTATCTTGCCGAGCAGGACTGTCCGTTCGACGAGGAGTTCGACGGCAACGACATGGTGGCCGCGCATTTCATCGGCTTCGTCGGCAATGAGCCCGCCGGCTGCCTGCGGGTGCGCTTCTTCGGCGATTTCGCCAAGGTCGAGCGGCTGGCGGTGCGCCATCAATATCGGCGCTCGCGCATCTCGTTCAAGCTGGTGCAGGCGAGCGTCGATTATGTGAAGCGCAAGGGGTTCCGCAAGATCTACGGTCAGGCCCAGGACCGGTTGGTCGATTTCTGGGCCCATTTCGGCGCCAAGCCGCTCGGCCACAACCGCAAGATCACCTTCTCGGATTTCTCCTACACGGAAATGCTTCTGGAGATCGAACCGGGGCCCGATGCCATCACGCTGGACAGCGATCCCTACGTGATCATCCGTCCCGAGGGCGATTGGGACCGGCCGGGCGTGCTCGAAGCATCAGCGGGCCGGGCAGTGACATCGCCGCTGCGGGGCTTCGCGCCCGCGGACCGCTGA